A single genomic interval of Lathyrus oleraceus cultivar Zhongwan6 chromosome 7, CAAS_Psat_ZW6_1.0, whole genome shotgun sequence harbors:
- the LOC127103311 gene encoding uncharacterized protein LOC127103311 — protein MDMVPDRRQLQSMFQHDKESFEEYAQRWRELASQVEPPLAEKELAELLIDTVQPQFFEKMVVRASLGFSELAAIGARVEYGLRNGKLVVVARTSSANPKKFSGGFPQKKEAPVQQRATVPPVYQQAPAAPVNQQPRAQALRQNAQNQNRRQGDRATFNPIPMSYTELYPSILQKDLVVPRPMGSPPGRLPPWVQELIDSKVLSFRDMGPNVKNNPLPPHGDPIVNAIEDASDGVMVKKVDDAKTPLATFHAGLVEADLINVYHNSCEECATHSRGCQTIRDNIQDLMKKVVLQISSIAKNEDVSVIEPCFNLPGPIEIPYYSNRMKYEIIIVDKIVEESEDDEVTETAIKDVTNIARMSRMTRSGRIYTPEFNVTPQVPAKESTVIAPTKEPEVVQFEDVVEFFKLIKRSDYKVVDRLHQTPSKISILSLLMNSQAHRKALLKVLAQDHVTQSITVDQFDGVVANITTCNTLSFSGEELPEDGQNHNHALHILVKCKDDALARVLVDIKSSLNVMPKRTLAKLSYQGPAMKPSALIVKAFDGFQRTVIGEVDLPILIGPHIFPITFQIMDINPAYSCLLGRPWIHVAGEITSTLHQKMKFVVDNQLIIISREGEFVVSHLSSFRYIEADEDALETSFQALEIANATFMEMKDPIGKACSSFASLKSVKSSIEGGNPEGWGQLIDVREKHDRFGMRYVSSAAKGARVPAKDNT, from the exons atggacatggTGCCGGATAGAAGACAGCTGCAAAGCATGTTCCAGCACGACAAAGAGTCCTTCgaggagtatgctcagagatggagggaactGGCTTCTCAAGTCGAACCACCTCTTGCCGAAAAGGAACTGGCTGAGCTATTGATTGACACTGTCCAACCCCAATTCTTTGAGAAGATGGTTGTTAGAGCTTCTTTGGGTTTCTCCGAGCTTGCTGCTATAGGAGCTCGCGTTGAATATGGCTTAAGAAATGGTAAACTTGTAGTTGTGGCCAGAACTTCAAGTGCTAATCCGAAGAAGTTCTCTGGAGGGTTTCCCCaaaagaaggaag CTCCAGTTCAACAACGTGCTACTGTTCCCCCGGTTTATCAGCAAGCACCAGCAGCTCCTGTCAATCAACAGCCGAGAGCTCAAGCTCTGAGACAAAATGCTCAAAATCAAAATAGGAGACAGGGGGATAGGGCAACCTTCAATCCAATTCCAATGTCATATACTGAGCTTTATCCCTCTATATTGCAAAAGGATTTGGTGGTTCCTAGACCTATGGGATCTCCACCTGGTCGTCTGCCTCCATG GGTTCAGGAGCTTATTGATAGCAAGGTTCTATCTTTTAGGGATATGGGACCAAACGTGAAGAATAATCCTCTTCCTCCCCATGGAGACCCTATAGTGAATGCAATTGAAGATGCCTCTGATGGTGTTATGGTTAAGAAAGTTGATGATGCTAAGACTCCTTTGGCAACATTCCACGCCGGATTGGTGGAAGCTGACCTGATTAATGTTTATCATAACAGCTGTGAAGAGTGTGCCACACACTCAAGGGGGTGTCAGACGATACGAGATAATATTCAAGACTTGATGAAAAAAGTAGTGCTTCAAATCTCCAGTATTGCAAAGAATGAAGATGTGTCAGTAATTGAACCTTGTTTCAATTTACCTGGACCGATTGAAATCCCTTACTATAGTAATAGAATG AAATATGAGATTATCATTGTGGACAAGATCGTTGAAGAAAGTGAGGACGATGAAGTGACAGAAACTGCGATTAAGGACGTCACAAATATTGCAAGAATGAGTagaatgacccgtagtggtcgaatTTATACGCCTGAATTCAATGTTACTCCTCAAGTTCCAGCCAAGGAATCTACAGTTATAGCTCCTACTAAAGAACCCGAAGTGGTCCAATTTGAAGATGTTGTTGAATTCTTTAAGTTGATCAAGAGAAGTGATTACAAAGTTGTGGATCGGCTACATCAGACACCATCTAAGATTTCTATTttgtctctgctaatgaactCCCAAGCCCATAGGAAGGCTTTGTTGAAGGTGCTTGCCCAAGATCATGTAACACAAAGCATAACAGTAGACCAGTTTGATGGGGTGGTTGCAAACATCACAACTTGCAATACTTTAAGCTTTAGTGGAGAGGAATTACCTGAGGATGGACAAAATCACAATCATGCTCTCCATATCTTAGTGAAgtgcaaagatgatgctttggcaAGAGTATTGGTTGATATCAAATCTTCTCTAAATGTGATGCCAAAGAGAACACTCGCcaagttatcttaccaaggacCAGCTATGAAGCCCAGTGCCTtgatagtgaaagcttttgatggtttCCAGAGAACCGTGATTGGAGAGGTAGATTTGCCCATATTGATTGGCCCTCACATATTCCCGATTACTTTCCAAATCATGGATATTAATCCGGCGtacagttgcttattggggcgtccctggattcATGTTGCAGGGGAAATTACCTCCACTTTAcatcagaaaatgaagtttgtagTGGACAATCAATTGATCATAATTTCTAGGGAGGGGGAATTTGTGGTCAGCCACCTTTCATCCTTCAGGTATATCGAGGCTGATGAGGAtgctttggaaacttctttccaagctcttgaaatagccaaCGCCACTTTTATGGAGATGAAGGACCCTATTGGGAAAGCTTGTTCATCTTTCGCTTCTCTGAAGAGCGTAAAGTCTAGTATTGaaggaggaaaccctgaaggtTGGGGTCAGCTTATTGATGTTCGTGAGAAGCATGATCGCTTTGGTATGAGATATGTGTCTTCCGCTGCAAAAGGAGCTCGGGTCCCTGCAAAGGACAACACCTGA